A single genomic interval of Sphaerodactylus townsendi isolate TG3544 linkage group LG08, MPM_Stown_v2.3, whole genome shotgun sequence harbors:
- the ZIC4 gene encoding zinc finger protein ZIC 4 isoform X3 — protein MDSAALSKRNPSPKLVGLAGAPPHPLHSPLNMTGFAGHPHSMVPTHPGEYAAAEPRLGLSPFRSEHLGNHHHLLQHHYPHHRCSATLKLSPAPPPHPQHPWAGQAEVVPRPSGACGGRQPAAVPYAVPHPSQALTAGSYPGHHAHHHHHHHHHPSEAGSHSLFTGLQQEQAPHATPGGHLNGQIRLGLPGEMYARSEPFSPVAASRTDPFAASSFHGYGGMNLNVNLAPHHGPGAFFRYMRQPIKQELICKWHELDQTPKKLCSKTFSTMHELVTHVTVEHVGGPEQSNHICFWEECPREGKPFKAKYKLVNHIRVHTGEKPFPCPFPGCGKVFARSENLKIHKRTHTGEKPFKCEFEGCERRFANSSDRKKHSHVHTSDKPYNCKVRGCDKSYTHPSSLRKHMKVHCKSPPPSSGYESSTPSLVSPSSDCGRDPPQPQPPPPPPAASSSSSSSSSSSSSQAAANLSE, from the exons ATGGACTCTGCGGCGCTTTCCAAACGGAACCCTTCTCCGAAATTAGTAGGCTTGGCAGGGGCTCCTCCTCACCCCCTTCACTCCCCTCTGAACATGACAGGCTTCGCCGGGCATCCCCACTCCATGGTTCCCACGCACCCAGGGGAGTACGCTGCTGCGGAACCCCGCCTGGGGCTGAGCCCATTCCGGTCCGAACACCTGGggaaccaccaccacctcctccaacACCACTACCCTCATCATCGCTGCTCCGCCACCCTTAAGCTCAGCCCTGCCCCTCCGCCTCACCCCCAGCACCCCTGGGCAGGCCAAGCTGAGGTGGTGCCCCGTCCCAGCGGAGCCTGTGGCGGGAGACAGCCCGCAGCTGTCCCTTATGCAGTCCCGCACCCGAGCCAAGCTCTGACCGCAG GTAGCTACCCTGGACACCatgctcaccaccaccaccaccatcaccaccacccctcagAAGCCGGGAGCCACTCGCTTTTTACTGGACTCCAGCAGGAGCAAGCCCCCCATGCGACTCCAGGTGGCCATCTGAACGGACAGATAAGACTGGGGCTACCTGGAGAAATGTACGCCAGGTCCGAGCCTTTCAGTCCAGTGGCAGCTTCCCGGACAGACCCTTTCGCCGCTTCTTCTTTCCACGGCTACGGGGGCATGAACCTGAACGTGAATTTAGCCCCCCACCACGGGCCCGGGGCTTTCTTCCGCTACATGCGCCAGCCCATCAAGCAAGAGCTCATCTGCAAGTGGCACGAGCTGGATCAGACGCCGAAAAAACTGTGCTCGAAAACTTTCAGCACCATGCACGAGCTGGTGACTCACGTCACGGTGGAGCACGTCGGCGGGCCCGAGCAGTCCAACCACATCTGCTTCTGGGAAGAGTGTCCCCGCGAAGGGAAGCCTTTCAAGGCCAAGTACAAACTGGTCAACCACATCCGAGTCCACACCGGCGAGAAgccctttccctgccccttccccgGCTGCGGGAAAGTCTTCGCTCGCTCCGAGAACCTCAAGATCCACAAAAGGACGCACACAG gagagaagcccTTCAAATGCGAGTTCGAAGGTTGCGAGAGGCGCTTCGCCAACAGCAGCGACCGGAAGAAGCATTCCCACGTGCACACAAGCGACAAGCCCTACAACTGCAAAGTGCGAGGCTGCGACAAGTCCTACACACATCCCAGCTCCTTGCGGAAGCACATGAAGGTCCACTGCAAGTCCCCTCCGCCCAGCTCGGGCTACGAGTCGTCCACCCCGTCGCTGGTGTCGCCCTCGTCGGACTGCGGCCGGGACCCCCCTCAGCCTCaaccgccgcctcctcctccagccgcctcctcctcctcctcctcctcttcctcctcctcctcctcgcaggCCGCGGCCAACCTGAGCGAATG A
- the ZIC4 gene encoding zinc finger protein ZIC 4 isoform X4 — protein sequence MRKRKRLCRNPSEQSSSYPGHHAHHHHHHHHHPSEAGSHSLFTGLQQEQAPHATPGGHLNGQIRLGLPGEMYARSEPFSPVAASRTDPFAASSFHGYGGMNLNVNLAPHHGPGAFFRYMRQPIKQELICKWHELDQTPKKLCSKTFSTMHELVTHVTVEHVGGPEQSNHICFWEECPREGKPFKAKYKLVNHIRVHTGEKPFPCPFPGCGKVFARSENLKIHKRTHTGEKPFKCEFEGCERRFANSSDRKKHSHVHTSDKPYNCKVRGCDKSYTHPSSLRKHMKVHCKSPPPSSGYESSTPSLVSPSSDCGRDPPQPQPPPPPPAASSSSSSSSSSSSSQAAANLSEWYVCQSTAASGIPTPPSNSPSPHPGEAAYTNCEPRPAY from the exons GTAGCTACCCTGGACACCatgctcaccaccaccaccaccatcaccaccacccctcagAAGCCGGGAGCCACTCGCTTTTTACTGGACTCCAGCAGGAGCAAGCCCCCCATGCGACTCCAGGTGGCCATCTGAACGGACAGATAAGACTGGGGCTACCTGGAGAAATGTACGCCAGGTCCGAGCCTTTCAGTCCAGTGGCAGCTTCCCGGACAGACCCTTTCGCCGCTTCTTCTTTCCACGGCTACGGGGGCATGAACCTGAACGTGAATTTAGCCCCCCACCACGGGCCCGGGGCTTTCTTCCGCTACATGCGCCAGCCCATCAAGCAAGAGCTCATCTGCAAGTGGCACGAGCTGGATCAGACGCCGAAAAAACTGTGCTCGAAAACTTTCAGCACCATGCACGAGCTGGTGACTCACGTCACGGTGGAGCACGTCGGCGGGCCCGAGCAGTCCAACCACATCTGCTTCTGGGAAGAGTGTCCCCGCGAAGGGAAGCCTTTCAAGGCCAAGTACAAACTGGTCAACCACATCCGAGTCCACACCGGCGAGAAgccctttccctgccccttccccgGCTGCGGGAAAGTCTTCGCTCGCTCCGAGAACCTCAAGATCCACAAAAGGACGCACACAG gagagaagcccTTCAAATGCGAGTTCGAAGGTTGCGAGAGGCGCTTCGCCAACAGCAGCGACCGGAAGAAGCATTCCCACGTGCACACAAGCGACAAGCCCTACAACTGCAAAGTGCGAGGCTGCGACAAGTCCTACACACATCCCAGCTCCTTGCGGAAGCACATGAAGGTCCACTGCAAGTCCCCTCCGCCCAGCTCGGGCTACGAGTCGTCCACCCCGTCGCTGGTGTCGCCCTCGTCGGACTGCGGCCGGGACCCCCCTCAGCCTCaaccgccgcctcctcctccagccgcctcctcctcctcctcctcctcttcctcctcctcctcctcgcaggCCGCGGCCAACCTGAGCGAATGGTACGTGTGTCAGAGCACAGCGGCCAGCGGCATCCCGACTCCACCCAGTAACTCTCCGTCGCCTCATCCCGGAGAGGCGGCTTACACGAACTGCGAGCCCCGGCCCGCTTACTAA
- the ZIC4 gene encoding zinc finger protein ZIC 4 isoform X2 → MDSAALSKRNPSPKLVGLAGAPPHPLHSPLNMTGFAGHPHSMVPTHPGEYAAAEPRLGLSPFRSEHLGNHHHLLQHHYPHHRCSATLKLSPAPPPHPQHPWAGQAEVVPRPSGACGGRQPAAVPYAVPHPSQALTAGSYPGHHAHHHHHHHHHPSEAGSHSLFTGLQQEQAPHATPGGHLNGQIRLGLPGEMYARSEPFSPVAASRTDPFAASSFHGYGGMNLNVNLAPHHGPGAFFRYMRQPIKQELICKWHELDQTPKKLCSKTFSTMHELVTHVTVEHVGGPEQSNHICFWEECPREGKPFKAKYKLVNHIRVHTGEKPFPCPFPGCGKVFARSENLKIHKRTHTGEKPFKCEFEGCERRFANSSDRKKHSHVHTSDKPYNCKVRGCDKSYTHPSSLRKHMKVHCKSPPPSSGYESSTPSLVSPSSDCGRDPPQPQPPPPPPAASSSSSSSSSSSSSQAAANLSEWYVCQSTAASGIPTPPSNSPSPHPGEAAYTNCEPRPAY, encoded by the exons ATGGACTCTGCGGCGCTTTCCAAACGGAACCCTTCTCCGAAATTAGTAGGCTTGGCAGGGGCTCCTCCTCACCCCCTTCACTCCCCTCTGAACATGACAGGCTTCGCCGGGCATCCCCACTCCATGGTTCCCACGCACCCAGGGGAGTACGCTGCTGCGGAACCCCGCCTGGGGCTGAGCCCATTCCGGTCCGAACACCTGGggaaccaccaccacctcctccaacACCACTACCCTCATCATCGCTGCTCCGCCACCCTTAAGCTCAGCCCTGCCCCTCCGCCTCACCCCCAGCACCCCTGGGCAGGCCAAGCTGAGGTGGTGCCCCGTCCCAGCGGAGCCTGTGGCGGGAGACAGCCCGCAGCTGTCCCTTATGCAGTCCCGCACCCGAGCCAAGCTCTGACCGCAG GTAGCTACCCTGGACACCatgctcaccaccaccaccaccatcaccaccacccctcagAAGCCGGGAGCCACTCGCTTTTTACTGGACTCCAGCAGGAGCAAGCCCCCCATGCGACTCCAGGTGGCCATCTGAACGGACAGATAAGACTGGGGCTACCTGGAGAAATGTACGCCAGGTCCGAGCCTTTCAGTCCAGTGGCAGCTTCCCGGACAGACCCTTTCGCCGCTTCTTCTTTCCACGGCTACGGGGGCATGAACCTGAACGTGAATTTAGCCCCCCACCACGGGCCCGGGGCTTTCTTCCGCTACATGCGCCAGCCCATCAAGCAAGAGCTCATCTGCAAGTGGCACGAGCTGGATCAGACGCCGAAAAAACTGTGCTCGAAAACTTTCAGCACCATGCACGAGCTGGTGACTCACGTCACGGTGGAGCACGTCGGCGGGCCCGAGCAGTCCAACCACATCTGCTTCTGGGAAGAGTGTCCCCGCGAAGGGAAGCCTTTCAAGGCCAAGTACAAACTGGTCAACCACATCCGAGTCCACACCGGCGAGAAgccctttccctgccccttccccgGCTGCGGGAAAGTCTTCGCTCGCTCCGAGAACCTCAAGATCCACAAAAGGACGCACACAG gagagaagcccTTCAAATGCGAGTTCGAAGGTTGCGAGAGGCGCTTCGCCAACAGCAGCGACCGGAAGAAGCATTCCCACGTGCACACAAGCGACAAGCCCTACAACTGCAAAGTGCGAGGCTGCGACAAGTCCTACACACATCCCAGCTCCTTGCGGAAGCACATGAAGGTCCACTGCAAGTCCCCTCCGCCCAGCTCGGGCTACGAGTCGTCCACCCCGTCGCTGGTGTCGCCCTCGTCGGACTGCGGCCGGGACCCCCCTCAGCCTCaaccgccgcctcctcctccagccgcctcctcctcctcctcctcctcttcctcctcctcctcctcgcaggCCGCGGCCAACCTGAGCGAATGGTACGTGTGTCAGAGCACAGCGGCCAGCGGCATCCCGACTCCACCCAGTAACTCTCCGTCGCCTCATCCCGGAGAGGCGGCTTACACGAACTGCGAGCCCCGGCCCGCTTACTAA
- the ZIC4 gene encoding zinc finger protein ZIC 4 isoform X5, whose translation MRGPLMQQVARGSYPGHHAHHHHHHHHHPSEAGSHSLFTGLQQEQAPHATPGGHLNGQIRLGLPGEMYARSEPFSPVAASRTDPFAASSFHGYGGMNLNVNLAPHHGPGAFFRYMRQPIKQELICKWHELDQTPKKLCSKTFSTMHELVTHVTVEHVGGPEQSNHICFWEECPREGKPFKAKYKLVNHIRVHTGEKPFPCPFPGCGKVFARSENLKIHKRTHTGEKPFKCEFEGCERRFANSSDRKKHSHVHTSDKPYNCKVRGCDKSYTHPSSLRKHMKVHCKSPPPSSGYESSTPSLVSPSSDCGRDPPQPQPPPPPPAASSSSSSSSSSSSSQAAANLSEWYVCQSTAASGIPTPPSNSPSPHPGEAAYTNCEPRPAY comes from the exons GTAGCTACCCTGGACACCatgctcaccaccaccaccaccatcaccaccacccctcagAAGCCGGGAGCCACTCGCTTTTTACTGGACTCCAGCAGGAGCAAGCCCCCCATGCGACTCCAGGTGGCCATCTGAACGGACAGATAAGACTGGGGCTACCTGGAGAAATGTACGCCAGGTCCGAGCCTTTCAGTCCAGTGGCAGCTTCCCGGACAGACCCTTTCGCCGCTTCTTCTTTCCACGGCTACGGGGGCATGAACCTGAACGTGAATTTAGCCCCCCACCACGGGCCCGGGGCTTTCTTCCGCTACATGCGCCAGCCCATCAAGCAAGAGCTCATCTGCAAGTGGCACGAGCTGGATCAGACGCCGAAAAAACTGTGCTCGAAAACTTTCAGCACCATGCACGAGCTGGTGACTCACGTCACGGTGGAGCACGTCGGCGGGCCCGAGCAGTCCAACCACATCTGCTTCTGGGAAGAGTGTCCCCGCGAAGGGAAGCCTTTCAAGGCCAAGTACAAACTGGTCAACCACATCCGAGTCCACACCGGCGAGAAgccctttccctgccccttccccgGCTGCGGGAAAGTCTTCGCTCGCTCCGAGAACCTCAAGATCCACAAAAGGACGCACACAG gagagaagcccTTCAAATGCGAGTTCGAAGGTTGCGAGAGGCGCTTCGCCAACAGCAGCGACCGGAAGAAGCATTCCCACGTGCACACAAGCGACAAGCCCTACAACTGCAAAGTGCGAGGCTGCGACAAGTCCTACACACATCCCAGCTCCTTGCGGAAGCACATGAAGGTCCACTGCAAGTCCCCTCCGCCCAGCTCGGGCTACGAGTCGTCCACCCCGTCGCTGGTGTCGCCCTCGTCGGACTGCGGCCGGGACCCCCCTCAGCCTCaaccgccgcctcctcctccagccgcctcctcctcctcctcctcctcttcctcctcctcctcctcgcaggCCGCGGCCAACCTGAGCGAATGGTACGTGTGTCAGAGCACAGCGGCCAGCGGCATCCCGACTCCACCCAGTAACTCTCCGTCGCCTCATCCCGGAGAGGCGGCTTACACGAACTGCGAGCCCCGGCCCGCTTACTAA
- the ZIC4 gene encoding zinc finger protein ZIC 4 isoform X1 yields MDSAALSKRNPSPKLVGLAGAPPHPLHSPLNMTGFAGHPHSMVPTHPGEYAAAEPRLGLSPFRSEHLGNHHHLLQHHYPHHRCSATLKLSPAPPPHPQHPWAGQAEVVPRPSGACGGRQPAAVPYAVPHPSQALTAGRDSFLCRDLTGPPMPGLPYPQSVATRSHPGMFLSTTGSYPGHHAHHHHHHHHHPSEAGSHSLFTGLQQEQAPHATPGGHLNGQIRLGLPGEMYARSEPFSPVAASRTDPFAASSFHGYGGMNLNVNLAPHHGPGAFFRYMRQPIKQELICKWHELDQTPKKLCSKTFSTMHELVTHVTVEHVGGPEQSNHICFWEECPREGKPFKAKYKLVNHIRVHTGEKPFPCPFPGCGKVFARSENLKIHKRTHTGEKPFKCEFEGCERRFANSSDRKKHSHVHTSDKPYNCKVRGCDKSYTHPSSLRKHMKVHCKSPPPSSGYESSTPSLVSPSSDCGRDPPQPQPPPPPPAASSSSSSSSSSSSSQAAANLSEWYVCQSTAASGIPTPPSNSPSPHPGEAAYTNCEPRPAY; encoded by the exons ATGGACTCTGCGGCGCTTTCCAAACGGAACCCTTCTCCGAAATTAGTAGGCTTGGCAGGGGCTCCTCCTCACCCCCTTCACTCCCCTCTGAACATGACAGGCTTCGCCGGGCATCCCCACTCCATGGTTCCCACGCACCCAGGGGAGTACGCTGCTGCGGAACCCCGCCTGGGGCTGAGCCCATTCCGGTCCGAACACCTGGggaaccaccaccacctcctccaacACCACTACCCTCATCATCGCTGCTCCGCCACCCTTAAGCTCAGCCCTGCCCCTCCGCCTCACCCCCAGCACCCCTGGGCAGGCCAAGCTGAGGTGGTGCCCCGTCCCAGCGGAGCCTGTGGCGGGAGACAGCCCGCAGCTGTCCCTTATGCAGTCCCGCACCCGAGCCAAGCTCTGACCGCAGGTAGGGATTCGTTCCTGTGCAGAGATCTGACGGGGCCCCCCATGCCAGGGCTCCCATACCCACAGTCCGTTGCCACCCGTTCTCACCCTGGCATGTTTCTCTCAACAACAGGTAGCTACCCTGGACACCatgctcaccaccaccaccaccatcaccaccacccctcagAAGCCGGGAGCCACTCGCTTTTTACTGGACTCCAGCAGGAGCAAGCCCCCCATGCGACTCCAGGTGGCCATCTGAACGGACAGATAAGACTGGGGCTACCTGGAGAAATGTACGCCAGGTCCGAGCCTTTCAGTCCAGTGGCAGCTTCCCGGACAGACCCTTTCGCCGCTTCTTCTTTCCACGGCTACGGGGGCATGAACCTGAACGTGAATTTAGCCCCCCACCACGGGCCCGGGGCTTTCTTCCGCTACATGCGCCAGCCCATCAAGCAAGAGCTCATCTGCAAGTGGCACGAGCTGGATCAGACGCCGAAAAAACTGTGCTCGAAAACTTTCAGCACCATGCACGAGCTGGTGACTCACGTCACGGTGGAGCACGTCGGCGGGCCCGAGCAGTCCAACCACATCTGCTTCTGGGAAGAGTGTCCCCGCGAAGGGAAGCCTTTCAAGGCCAAGTACAAACTGGTCAACCACATCCGAGTCCACACCGGCGAGAAgccctttccctgccccttccccgGCTGCGGGAAAGTCTTCGCTCGCTCCGAGAACCTCAAGATCCACAAAAGGACGCACACAG gagagaagcccTTCAAATGCGAGTTCGAAGGTTGCGAGAGGCGCTTCGCCAACAGCAGCGACCGGAAGAAGCATTCCCACGTGCACACAAGCGACAAGCCCTACAACTGCAAAGTGCGAGGCTGCGACAAGTCCTACACACATCCCAGCTCCTTGCGGAAGCACATGAAGGTCCACTGCAAGTCCCCTCCGCCCAGCTCGGGCTACGAGTCGTCCACCCCGTCGCTGGTGTCGCCCTCGTCGGACTGCGGCCGGGACCCCCCTCAGCCTCaaccgccgcctcctcctccagccgcctcctcctcctcctcctcctcttcctcctcctcctcctcgcaggCCGCGGCCAACCTGAGCGAATGGTACGTGTGTCAGAGCACAGCGGCCAGCGGCATCCCGACTCCACCCAGTAACTCTCCGTCGCCTCATCCCGGAGAGGCGGCTTACACGAACTGCGAGCCCCGGCCCGCTTACTAA